The following are from one region of the Carassius gibelio isolate Cgi1373 ecotype wild population from Czech Republic chromosome A13, carGib1.2-hapl.c, whole genome shotgun sequence genome:
- the LOC128026443 gene encoding core histone macro-H2A.2-like — translation MSARGGKKKITKLSRSSRAGVIFPVGRMMRYLRTGTHKYRIGMGAPVYMAAVIEYLAAEILELAGNAARDNKKGRITPRHIKLAVANDEELNQLLRGVTISNGGVLPRIHPELLSKKRGAKAKAETQVSVPEKRVNRKPIKKPSKKIKGKPGRKPKKSTENDKEADANTTTEDGPGEGFTILSAKSLFLGQKLSLTESEIGKIGTIKVEGIINPTNAEIDLKEGIGNALEKAGGKDFLDTVKELRKSQGPLEVSSVAVSQANGMAARFIIHCHVPQWGSEKCEDQLEKTVKNCLSAAEEKKLKSVAFPSLPAGRNGFPKQTAAQLILKAISNHFVSATTSSLKNIYFVLFDSESIGIYLQEMAKMDAK, via the exons ATGTCAGCCAGAGGAGGAAAGAAAAAGATCACCAAGCTGTCCCGTTCTTCCCGGGCAGGAGTCATTTTTCCAGTCGGGAGGATGATGCGTTACTTGCGCACAGGAACCCATAAGTACCGCATTGGCATGGGCGCCCCCGTCTACATGGCAGCTGTCATCGAGTACTTAGCAG CTGAGATCTTGGAGTTGGCTGGAAACGCAGCAAGAGACAACAAGAAGGGGAGAATCACTCCACGACACATCAAGCTGGCTGTGGCCAATGACGAAGAGCTCAACCAG TTGCTCAGAGGGGTGACCATATCAAATGGTGGCGTTCTGCCTCGCATCCATCCCGAGCTGCTCTCCAAGAAGAGAGGAGCCAAGGCAAAGGCGGAGACTCAGGTGTCCGTTCCCGAGAAGAGGGTGAACCGGAAACCCATCAAGAAACCCAGCAAAAAGATCAAAGGAAAACCAGGCCGCAAACCCAAA AAAAGCACAGAGAACGACAAAGAGGCAGATGCCAACACAACGACTGAAGATGGACCAGGAGAGGGCTTTACCATTCTGTCTGCGAAAAGCTTGTTCCTTGGACAAAAG ctgtctCTTACAGAGAGTGAAATCGGCAAAATCGGCACGATCAAAGTGGAGGGAATCATCAATCCCACAAACGCAGAGATCGATCTGAAAGAGGGAATCG GTAACGCTCTGGAGAAAGCAGGAGGAAAAGATTTCCTAGACACCGTCAAGGAGCTGAGAAAAAGCCAGGGTCCTCTGGAGGTTTCATCAG TGGCTGTGAGTCAAGCCAATGGGATGGCAGCACGTTTCATCATCCATTGTCACGTTCCTCAGTGGGGTTCAGAGAAGTGTGAAGATCAGCTGGAGAAAACAGTCAAGAACTGTTTGTCTGCTGCCGAGGAGAAGAAGCTCAAGTCGGTGGCCTTCCCCTCGCTACCCGCCGGACG AAATGGTTTCCCAAAGCAGACAGCAGCCCAGCTAATACTGAAGGCCATTTCAAACCATTTTGTCTCAGCAACCACCTCCTCTCTGAAGAACATTTACTTTGTTCTGTTTGACAGCGAGAGCATTGGGATATACCTGCAGGAGATGGCAAAGATGGACGCCAAGTGA